In the genome of Luteitalea pratensis, the window ATCCGCCGGGAACCCTGGCGTCCGCTCTGTGCGTCGACCTGAAGGTCGACGCCTACACTGTGTGAGCTGGCATTGTGTGAGTTGGGCCGCGCGACCTCACGGCACGGCCTCTGACGCCTCGTCGATGGCTCGCAGGCGTCGCAGGGCGTGGCCGACCGCCGCCGCGCACTGGCGGCCGTCGAGATCGCCCGAAGCCTCCGCGAGCACGTCGACGATCTCGTCGAGCGTGATGAAGCCCACGGCCGACACCGTCGCGGTCGTTCCCGTCGCGCGCAAGTGCGGCATGTGTCGCAGGCGTGTCCGCTCGCCGGCCGAGGCGACAAACACCACGGCACACGTCGGCGTCCTGGTGGCCGCTCGGACCCGGGCAACCGCCGCGCGGGCCTCGGCGCGCTCGGCTCGCGCGTCGCCCCGCCATATCCACGGCACGATGCCCCACGTCATCACCGCGCTGGCGAGGAGCCACAGCGGCGGCATCCCCGGCATCCGCGCGAACTGCACGTGCTGCGACTCGCGTGGCATCGCCGGGACGACGTCGAGGGCGAACGCGCGAGCCCCGACACGCCGCTGCCAGTAGCCGACGGGCAGGGCCGGGAGCACGTGCGCGAGGCCCTGGGCGGCGACAAGGTTGCGGATGGTCCAGGGAGCACGAGGCTGCAACTTCTGGCGGCTAGCCATGCGCGTCCCCCGAGTGTTGCCGGAGGAAGGTCAGCGGCGCGGTGGCCGGCCCGAAGGCCCGTCGCGCTCGTGTCCAGAGGTCGCGCGCGTCTTCACGCGGGCAGGCGTCCTGGTCGCCGCACGGACAAGGGGCCGATGCGCCGTGGCGGCGCAGGTGCGCCACCATGCGGTCGTGCCAGATGCAGAGTTCTTCGACGAGATCGGCCGCGGCGCCATCACCGCTCGCGACCAGGTACCGGTACGGGGTTGTCACGAAAATGTACCTCCTCCCGCGCGACGGCGATCTCGGCAGATGCACGAGGACCACGTCGCCGGGATGGGCAACGAAAACTGGTGCGGATTCGAGGGGAGGCTGGGTCGCCGGAAGTGGCTCGCTCGCGAGCCGTGTCGCTACCGGCGACCGGCGATCGGGAAGATGCGGACCCTCATGTCGAAGGATCGACGGGTACGCGGCACGAGCAGGCGAGTGCAGATGGGAGACATGTCCGAGAGAACCTGATCGAGGCTATCGCCTATGCGGGGCGGGGTCAAGTTCACCCGGCCCTCAGGCTGCAGCCTGCAGGCTGCGATGCTACGCCGCCGGCCGGCGAGGCGCGAACGCCCACGCGATCGCGATGCTGAGCACATAGAGCCCCAGCATCGGCAGGGCCAGCGTGACCTGGCTGACGGGACTGCCATCCGGGGTGACGATGGCCGCGACGATGAAGACGCCGAGCACGGCGTACTTGATGTGACGCAGCATCCAGCGCGCCGTGACGATCCGCATCCGAGCCAGGAACATCGTCAGCGTCGGCAACTGGAACGCGAGTGCACACGCGAGCATCATGCGCATGTACAACGACAGCGCCGACGACACGCGCGGCTGGAATTCCACGAAGCCGTTGGCGAAGCTTGCGAAGAACCGCGAGGCGGCCGGAAAGCTCACGTAGTGGGAGAAGGCCGCGCCGCCGAGGAAACACAGCGTGGCCGAGAGCACGAAGGGGATCGCGAGACGCTTCTCGTGGACGTACAGCCCTGGCGCGATGAACATCCAGGCCTGGAGCATGAGCGCCGGCGCGGCGATCATCAGGCCGGCGAGGAAGGAGATCTGCAGGGAAGCGACGAACATCTCCGCGCCATCGGTGTAGATCAGGTGACCGCCTGGCGGGAGGGCTTCACGCAACGGGGTCATCACGAACGTGAAGATCCGGTCCGAGAAGAACAGGCTGACACAGAAGCCCACGAACGTGGCGGCCAGCGAGATGATCAGGCGCCGACGAAGTTCCTCGAGGTGATCGAGGAACCCCATGCGGCCACCGAGCGCCTCCCCGCCTTCGTAGAACTGGTCGTCCTGTTCGTACTTCTCGAGTGCCGACATCCGGTCACCGACTCCCCGCGGCGGCCGGCCGCGACCTCTCGCGTGCGGCCCGCTGCTCGGCCACGGCCTTGTAGGCGGTGTAGTACTTGTAGATGTTGCTCACGTAGTCCACGGTTTCGCGCCCGATCTCCCGGCCCGCGACGACTTCGACGTTGCGGAACCACACGTTGGGATCCAGGCCCATCTCCTTCGCCTTGTCGCGCAAGCCGGCCACGCGCGCCGGTCCGGCATTATAGGACGCCAGTGCGAAGAGGCCCTTGTTGAGGCGATCCATCGGCGCGTTCGCGAAGTAGTGGTCCATCATGAAGCGCAGGTACTTCGTGCCGGCGTGGATGTTGCCGTCGATGGTGCGGACGTTGGCGATGCCGACGTTCTTGTCCCTCGCGGTGGCCGGCCTGACTTGCATCACGCCGACCGCACCCGCGCGGCTGCGGCGAGAATGGTCCAATTGCGACTCCTGGTAGGCCTGCGAGACGATGAGGAGCCAGTCCATATCGTACTGGGCGCCGTACTTCTGGAAGTACTGCACGAGGGCGCGGAACCTCGCGAGGTCGGCGGCGGCGGTGGGGTTCTGCAGGCGGCTCGCATCACGGAAATAGCGGTTGAAGACGACATTGCCGAACGTGGTGCCGGTGCGATGCGTGCGCACGAAATCGTTGACGAGCCCGCGGAAGACGGGCGCGCCCTTGCGAATGGCGAGGGCGGTTGCGGCGTCGGTCCTGAGCGCCACGTCCTGGTGGACGGTCACGTGGTCGTACAGTTGCGTCCACAACTGCGCGGTCGCGTCCTTGACCACCGTCATCGGCACGATGCCGGCATCGGTCATCTCGAGCAGGTCCTCGTCCTCCAGGAGTTCGTCAGCGGGCTCGATCTGCACCGGAGCCAGGCCCTCTCGTGCCAACTGCGCATTGAGGGCGACCAGGTCCTCGTAGTAACTGCTCGATTTCCGGACGTGCACCTGCCGGCCGGAGAGGTCCTGGATGCGGGTCACCGCCGGAATGCCTGGCGCTGTGACGACGATCTCCCGGATGCCGGTCTTGGTCGGATCCGAGAAATCCACCTGCGCCCGCCGGGCCTCGGTCACCGTGAAGCCGCCGACCGCGATGTCGCCGTAGCCCTCGGCCAGGGCGGTCAGCAGGCGATCGCGGCTCGTCGGAATGATCACGATCTTGGGCGGCACCGTGCCCTTCGGGACGCTTTTCGCGAGCTCGCGTTCGAACTCGGTCAGCACGTCGAACGCGAGGCCGCGCTGCGTCGCGCCATCGAGGAAGTAGTACGTCCGGCCATACGGCACGAGGGCGCGCACGAAGCGCCGCCCCTGCATCTGGTCGAAATCGCCGGTCAGCCTGGCATTGAGCTGCAGGAGTTCCGCCGCCTTCAGGTCCTGGAGCGGCAGGGGCGTCCCGTTCGACCCGGCGGCCCGGTCACCAGATGCTGGCGCAGATGGGCGGCTGCACGCGGCAGGGATCAACGACGTGGCGGCGAGGAGGAGGCCAATTGCCAGTCGCGTACGAGGGCGCAGGACGGCGTCGAAACAGGGCGTGCGGAGCATCATGTATCACCAGGCAGGGCGAAAACTGCCGACCCAAGCGCGTCGGCACCCTGCCGCACGCGTCGCCCATGGAACCTCACGGTCTGACGGTCAGAGTATCCCGGTGCAGCACCGGGCGCCACCATACTCGTCGTCCTTTCGGTGCCGTGCGGTGCCCGCGGGTCGGGAAGCCTGCCTGGACGCACCCCGCACTCGACGCCTTGCCCGCCGGGTTGGCGTGACGTGCGGGACGCTCTCGTTTCGACCTTGGTGTGGTCGTCGGCGGTGCGGCGCTTCCTGTATGGTGGTCCGCGCACGATGTGTCGCCGTGTCCTGGCAGTCATGGCCATCCGCACCCCAGCTGCCCCGACGGGCGCCCGTGTTCTCGCCTGCATCGGCGTTGTCCTGGGGCTGGGCCTGATCGGCGCGACCCCCTCCGTGGCCGGCCCCAAGGTGGACACGGTGGTCCTCGACAACGGTAATCGCCTGACCTGCGAGATCAAGCAACTGGAACGCGGTCGTCTCACCATGTCGACCGACGCGCTCGACACGGTGCGTGTCTACTCGGGCCGGATCCGGGAGATCGTGAGTCCCCGCCAGTTCGAGGTGGAACGGGCTGATGGCACGCTGCATTTCGGCGCGTTGGCGACGACGCAGCCACGCGGCGTGCGCGTCGAGATCTCCCCCGGATCCGGTATCGATCTGCAGTTGGACGACATCGTCCGCATCACGCCGATCGAAGCCAGTGTGTGGCAGCGGATGGACGGCCACGTGGACCTGGGGTTCAGCTTTGCGAAGGCCGATCTGGAGACGCGCTACACGGTCAACGCCGACACCGAGTACAAGAGCAAGCGCTACGCCGCTGAGGTCGTCCTCGCATCGCAGATCACCAGCCGCGAGGACGCCGAGCGTCTGGCCCGCAACCAGTTGACGCTGTCAGGCAGCCGGCGCGTGGGCCCGCGCTGGTCGGGTGGCACCATCCTGCAGCTCCAGCAGAACGAAGAACTGTCGATTGACCTGCGCACCGTGGCCGGTGCTGGCGTGACGCGTTATCTCGCGCAGTCCAATCGCACGAATCTGACCCTGTTTGCCGGCCTGGCATACACGCGCGAGCAGTTCACGGGTGAGGAGATCAAGGGTCGCGCCGAGGTCCTGGTGGGCAGCAACTGGGACTGGTTCACCGTCACCAACGACCACGTCGACCTGTCAACCCAGGTGCTGTCGTTCTTCGGCGTCACCGGCGGATCGCGCACCCGGCTCGAGTTGCAGAGCGCGGCGCGGTTCGAGTTCCTGAAGGACTTCTACTTCAGCGTCAATGGCTATGGCAGCTTCGATTCACATCCGCCCGAGGGGCGGGCCAACAGCGACGTCGGCATGAGCCTCGCGCTGGGGTGGAGCTTCTAACAGGAGCGCAGGAACACAGGAACCGGGAATCGGGAATCGGAACCCGGAAACAGAAAGAGCAGGATCGCATGTGCGACCCTGCTCTCGAACTGCCCTGAGATCCTGAGGTCCTGAGGTCCTGAGGTCCTGATCTATCTCCGTCGGCCGCCGCCGCCGCGCATACCGCCGCCGCCGTAGCCGCGGGATCCGCCACTCGGGCTCGGACGGTAGGTGCTGCCGGCGGTACGCGATCCGCCGCTGCCCTTGTAACTGCCGTAGTCACGCGTCCGCTGCGACCCTTGCGCGCGAGCGGCGGCGTCCCGATCGAGCTGGCTTGTCGTCGGTGAGGACGCACCGCGATCGCCGGCACGGTCGCCGGCACGCTGCTGCGCCGCATCGCGCTGTGCCTGCGTCGGCTGCGGGCGATCGGCGTTGTTCCAGTTGCCGTTGTCGTACTTCTGCCAGGAGTCGCCGTCCTTGCGATAGACGTTGCCGTCGCGGCCCGCGTAGACGTCGCCGTCTCCGGTCCGGATCGCGGTGCCGCCGCCCTGACCGGGACCGCGTCGCGAGACCGCCGCGCCGCCCTCGTCGGTGCGTGTGACGCGCGTCGTGTTCCCCGTGACGTTGTTGGTGACGCGCGCGGTGCGCGCCCAATCATCGCCGCGCTGCACCGCCGTGCTGCCCCAGCTGCCGTACACGCCGGCACCCTGGCGGGTCGCGCCGTATGCGCCGGTCCGCGGGTTGTACGCCTGTCCATAGGCGCGTCCCCCTCCCGGTCCCCACGCGGCCGCGCCGCGCGAGTACGTGCCGGTCCGCGGGTTGTACCGCGCGCTCACTCCGGCGCCGCCGTAGGGGCCGTACGCCACTGCCGACCGTCCGTACGCTCCGGTCCACGGGTTGTAGTACGCGCCATATCCGTACGTCGGATAGAACGGGTAGTAGTACGGATACCCGCCGTAGAAGCCGTAGTAGGGCGGGTAGTAGTAGCCAGTGCCCCAGACCGCGCAGCCGTAGGCCACCATCACGCCCGTATAGCCGGCCACGGTTGCAAACGTCACCCACTCATCGTTGTCGTCATCGTCTTCGACCGTGACGTACGTGACGTTGTGCGAGGGCGAGCTGGCCGGGATCGTGTAGATGTCCTTCGGCACGGTGCTGGTGACTTCCCAGGGACCGGTGGCCGTCTTGGCCATGAACCACACGCCCTGGAAGCACATGTAGTACAGGTCGCCGACCTTGATGATGTCCTTGTCGGTGTTGACCGCCCGGGCCACCGTGGTGGTGGGGACCGGCTCGAAGTTCGGATCGCCCTGGTAGGCGACGTCAGGTGCCTGCAACTGCTTCTTGCTGACACGCGCCGTCTGCGGTACCTGCGCGAGCAGCACGGCCTCGGCGGCCTGCTGCGTACCGGGCACGGCGGCGAGGACGCGGGAGCGAGGGTGTTCGAGCGGAACCTCCTGGAATTCCTTTGGCAGGTTCGGCGTCGCGAACGTCCACGGCCCCTTGACGTCAGCCGCCGAGAACCAGCGGCCCGCCACGAGGTAATACAGCGGCCCGGTCTGCCCCATGCGGAAGACGTCGCTCTCGGTGTTCGAGAGCCAGAGCAGTTTCGTGTTCGCCACCACCAGGTAGCTCGGCTTGCCGCGAACCAGGATCAGTTCGGCCGGCACCTGGCTGACGTACACCATCGGCACCTGCCCCTTCGCGAGTGCCTTACCCGGTAACGCCGCCTTGACTTCCTTCCAGTTGTCGTCGGCGGGCAGCTTGGTGAAGCTGGCGGGCAGCTTGCCCGCGGCCTCCCACGGCCCGTTCAGGGCGGTTGCCTTCAGCCAGCTGTCGTTGTTGCGGAGGTAATACGTCTTGCTGGGATCGTGGAGGAACAGATCCCAGTTGGTGTTGACCGCGTATTTCAGGTCGTTGTTGGCGATCTGCGACCAGATCGGCTCGCCATCGAGGTTCATCAGTACGGCGGGCGTCTCGCTGTAGAAAATGGCGGGCGGATCGGCCTTCAGGTCCTTGACCTCGCGCGGAATGATCTTGCTCGTATCCACGCCCGCGAGGACGCGATCGAGGCCGATGATCCGTTCGCGTTCGGGAATGGCCCTCGTGATCTCGTCGGTCAGTTCCCGCACCTGCTCCTTCTGTACCTGCGGGAAGTTTGCCTCCGTGATCTTCAGGGGGGAGAAGTTCACGAGTCGATCGGCCGTGGACACCTTGGTGTCGGACTCGATCCTGACGGTGCCGAGCGCCGGCTTCTCGGCGGTGCGCGCCTGCCACGACACGGCCGAATACGCGACCATGTGCTTCTGGTCGGTCCATTCGGCGACCTGCGGCTGGTAGACCAGGATCTTGCCGCCACTCGCCGTCGCGTAGGCACGGGGCCAGCCGCCGTCGGCCGGGGCAGTCGCCGACGGCGCGGCCGTGGCGATCGGGGCCGAGCCCGGGACGGCAACTGGCGTCTGGGCCTTCCTGACAGTCGATCCGCTCGCGGGGGCCGGGCTCGTCGGCGCTGCCGGCTTGGCCGGGGCCGGTGCGGCGGCCTTGGGGGCCGCCGGCGCCGGCGTCTGCGCCTGGAGCAATGGTGTCACCGGAGAGGTGAGCATCGAAGCCACGGCGAGCAGGGCCACTCGCCGTCTGGCCGGGTGAGGACGCGTAGGCCTCATCGTTGGTTCCTTTCGGTCACGAGGCGCGCGGAGGTGACCGCGCGCCTCACTGGCCGTCCAACGACAGGATCATCGCGGCGGTCCAGGTGATGTCGAGCCTGTCGCCGACCTTCACCTTCGCGAGCGCCGCCTTGTCTTCGACGCGCGAGGTGTAGGTCCAGTTATTCGGGCCCTTGAACGTGATAGACGGCACCGACTGGTCTATGGCCGTAATGGTCGCGGTGATCGTGCGCTGGGCGCCCACGGTTCCCGCCGCCTGGCCCTCCGCGGCCCTGGTCGTCGAGGCCGTCTTCGTGTCCGTGTCCGGTTCGCCGGGGGCCTTGAGGCGCAGGACGATGTTGTCGTAGTACTTGGCGGTGATCTTGTCGCCGACCTTCAGGGTGTCGAAGCGCTTGATCTCCTTGCCCACGCGCGCCACCGTGTAGGTGCCGTCGCTCTTCTTCAGCGTCACTTCGCGGGTGGACGTCTCGATCGCTTCCACCGTGGCGGTCTCGGTCTTCATCTCGCCGGTGAGCGTCTTGGTCATCTGGGCGCCGGCACCGGTGGCGACGAGCGCAAACAGGGCGGCGAGCGAAGAGGTCTTCAGGGAACGCATGCGGTAAAGCTCCTTCGTTGTCCTGCGGCCTGTGGCGATATGCCACGGAGCAGGCGGTTTGATGTCCCGTGCGTGAGCATGGGCCGTGCCGATGTAGCGACACCCTTGACCACGGCCCAACTGTTTGTCAAGACGAGGGTTGCCGCGACTGACGAGCGCGATCGGCAAGGCCGGACCTCCGGCCTCGCGTGCGAACTCCGAAATGTCGGGGGCGCTACTCCGGGGTCAGTGGCCGGCGGCCGTGCTCGGACGACGTACGCCGAGACGCGCCATCCGGCCCTCGAGGGTCGTCGGCTTGACGCCCAGGAGTTCCGCGGCCCCACCAGGTCCCCGGACCCGCCACCCGGTGCTGTCCAGGACCGCCTTGATGTGCGCGGCCTCGACGTCGGTCAGCTTCAGGCTCCGCTGCCGCGCATTGCCGCGCGCGGTGGGCGCCGGGATCACGAGCTTGGGCGAGTTGGCCAGGATCATGGCGTGCTCGACCGTGTTGCGGAGTTCGCGGATGTTGCCGGGCCAGGTGTAGCGCTGCAAGGCCTCCATGCTCTCCCGTGAGACGGAGGTCACCGACTTGCCGAAGTGCTTGGAGCACTCCTCGATG includes:
- the tatC gene encoding twin-arginine translocase subunit TatC, with translation MSALEKYEQDDQFYEGGEALGGRMGFLDHLEELRRRLIISLAATFVGFCVSLFFSDRIFTFVMTPLREALPPGGHLIYTDGAEMFVASLQISFLAGLMIAAPALMLQAWMFIAPGLYVHEKRLAIPFVLSATLCFLGGAAFSHYVSFPAASRFFASFANGFVEFQPRVSSALSLYMRMMLACALAFQLPTLTMFLARMRIVTARWMLRHIKYAVLGVFIVAAIVTPDGSPVSQVTLALPMLGLYVLSIAIAWAFAPRRPAA
- a CDS encoding transglycosylase SLT domain-containing protein; this translates as MMLRTPCFDAVLRPRTRLAIGLLLAATSLIPAACSRPSAPASGDRAAGSNGTPLPLQDLKAAELLQLNARLTGDFDQMQGRRFVRALVPYGRTYYFLDGATQRGLAFDVLTEFERELAKSVPKGTVPPKIVIIPTSRDRLLTALAEGYGDIAVGGFTVTEARRAQVDFSDPTKTGIREIVVTAPGIPAVTRIQDLSGRQVHVRKSSSYYEDLVALNAQLAREGLAPVQIEPADELLEDEDLLEMTDAGIVPMTVVKDATAQLWTQLYDHVTVHQDVALRTDAATALAIRKGAPVFRGLVNDFVRTHRTGTTFGNVVFNRYFRDASRLQNPTAAADLARFRALVQYFQKYGAQYDMDWLLIVSQAYQESQLDHSRRSRAGAVGVMQVRPATARDKNVGIANVRTIDGNIHAGTKYLRFMMDHYFANAPMDRLNKGLFALASYNAGPARVAGLRDKAKEMGLDPNVWFRNVEVVAGREIGRETVDYVSNIYKYYTAYKAVAEQRAARERSRPAAAGSR
- a CDS encoding DUF481 domain-containing protein, which encodes MAIRTPAAPTGARVLACIGVVLGLGLIGATPSVAGPKVDTVVLDNGNRLTCEIKQLERGRLTMSTDALDTVRVYSGRIREIVSPRQFEVERADGTLHFGALATTQPRGVRVEISPGSGIDLQLDDIVRITPIEASVWQRMDGHVDLGFSFAKADLETRYTVNADTEYKSKRYAAEVVLASQITSREDAERLARNQLTLSGSRRVGPRWSGGTILQLQQNEELSIDLRTVAGAGVTRYLAQSNRTNLTLFAGLAYTREQFTGEEIKGRAEVLVGSNWDWFTVTNDHVDLSTQVLSFFGVTGGSRTRLELQSAARFEFLKDFYFSVNGYGSFDSHPPEGRANSDVGMSLALGWSF